CATCATGGGCGACCTCAATAGAAGCTTCCTTGTACCACTCCTCAGGCCGCCACTGGATCTTCGCGGCATCCGCAATCAATGCCTTGGACAGCTTCGTACGATCAATAATGAGGTTCGGTTCGCGGGTGATAACAGTGATGGCACCCTTGTACTTCATCTCCCGGATCGCCTGGACCACACCAAAGGTACCACTTCCACTATAGAGACTCTATTAACATCTGACCCCAACTTCTTCAAATGACTTGACTTACCCGCCAACGACGACCAACTTCTCCTGCTGCGAAGCACTACACTTGACAGCAGGATCTCTCTGAGCCGCCTTAACATCGGCTTCATTGGCATTAATATAAACAGCGCCATTCTTCTCAAACACCTcgaacttcttcaacgcaTTCGGGGCCGGCGCatcctcaacatcaccaGTCTCGACATTAAAGCAAGCTATACCACATCGACGTTAgctcttcattctcatctATACCCAACTTGGGGTATCAACAATAAaacagtaaaaataataacataCCACCATGCCAAGGACAAGTAATCCTCCCCTCAGGAGCCACGACACCCAATTTCAAAGGAGCACCATAGTGGGTACATTTAGGGGTCATAGCGTGAACCTGACCATTATACCTAACCAAGAGGACCTTGCCATCCTGAATACCGTCGACTTCACACTCGACCTTGTCCATGTCCTTGACGTCCGCCAGGGACGTGATGTCCTTGAGTTTGTAATCCTGGGCCATTTTGAGGGAATTGGTGGAAAAGGGTGCACGTAGGGATGATGCCCGtaaggagggatggatggggagagaggaggggttCAGTTTATTAGAGAAGGATAAAGTAGTGAAAGATCtagaagaagccgaagtgGGGTGAGCACAGCAGGAGCAGCGACAGAGAGCCGAGTTGCGACAACTGCAACGACAGCAGCGGAGGGGGATGCGggcggatgaagagggaaaatgaatcgaggatgaggaagaggaggatgaggggcaGCAAGGGGACCAACGAGCTGAAGcacgaaggaagaagctctgacgggcagcagcagtactagggaggaggaggggtcggGGcatgaggggagggagataagTAGTATTGattggaaggaaagaagcacGCAAAGgtgactactagtagtagtagcaagtCAGCAAGCTAGTAAAGAATTGAGGTCTTAATAGTAAATAGACATCGATTTATGATGCCATGGCATTGGGGAGCTTTATTTATCGGTTTTAAATCAGTAATAGAACCATGACATAAAGAAGCCCGCCCATTCCGACGGAACTGCCATGGAATCAGACCCTCAAAACCCATCCGATACAACATAATACCATACCACCAGTCGCACCTTCCTTACAATTTTTTTCTGTCGATAGTTGAAGTCGTGCCTTCCCGGTTCGTCCATCAACCCACGTCAATGACGTCGCTGCCATggccccctcttctccaatcAGCACTCGTGTTTTGTCAGACTGATCCGGGTGAGTGGggcctcatccacctcccagGTGGGGACCTCCAGGACTATGGATTCAGAACAAGTTACGGAGTACACAGTACACAGTAGATACTTCCGAAAGAAGAGCATTACGACAAATGAAACTCATCATGCATTACCCCGTGGATCCTGCGGAAGGATTATACACAGTAGGGAATCATCATATTTACAAACAGCATGTACATCCGCCCATCCGCCCGTCCAcctatccatccatacaaCTCCCGACCAAACCATTGACTGTCATCTCAACTGCTTCTATTCCTTCGTCGGCCCAGTGATTGTCGCGTCACCCGTAGGGTTCGAGGAATGTTTTTCTGTACCCATCCGGACCCTCGGGGAAGTCGATGTGAGCGTGCATAGTCTTCATCACTACCTCCCGGGGACACCGGCGGGCTCGATTGTGTCAGGTCCACCACCTCAGACAGCTGCGACGGCTCCGGATCGTCTTGGTAAGGCTGCGGCACACTCTCCGGGACGACGCTGATCGATGACGGTTCCTCCACCGCTTGTGATTTCACTCGGGGAGATGGTCTCGGTACGGGAGACATCGATCCCGCTAGGGACATGAGCTCCATCGTCCCGTTTCCACCGTCCGGGTTGCTACTGCACCGCCCCTGGCGAGACGCCTGTCGTCGCTgtcgttcctcctccgccttgtCAATCTCGTAGAAGGGATTGGGAACGATGGAAGGCGATCGAGGCTCTTCCTTGGCAGGCACGGCAGATGTCTCTCTCTTGACCGCTGGGGGAAAGTATGTTTCCATCAGGCAGTTGAAAGACATCATACTCACGGGGCTACTGATCATTTGGAGATCGTCTTCTGACGCGTTGGCTGCAGAAACACCGTCATTGGCGTCATCGGGGAGAAGCATCGAGTGCAAGGTCGATGGAGGGTCCTTGATCTCGGGGGCATCCTCCGGCTGTCGACCGTTCCGGCCATTCTCGCTGTCCTGTCCTGCCGGAGGTGTAGATCTGGACACCTGGTCTCCATGGCTACTTTTCGACCCGGTTGTCAAGTCCGCGGGAGGCGACTGAAACCCGTCAAAATGCGGTGACTTGATGGGGCTAGAGTGCATGGCCGAACCCTCCGTGTGGTCAATAGGCTTTTGGTTCAATGACTTCTCGTCGGGGATagtcccttccctttccacgTTTCGCACTGGTGACTGGCGGTCCTCGTACTCGCGCGTGGCCTCGATTTCGTTTGGACTGGGCTCCTCAGTTGCACGGGAGCTTGGGCGGGTGAGCGCAGGAACGCCAGACGAGTGTAAGGAAATTAGTGTACTGACATGCTGGATTTCCCAGCATTCCCAAGACCTGCAGTGTCAGCAGATCGGAGAAGCTTGGGTTCAATCAGGTCGGCGAATGACAACTCTCGGAAGccgtcgtcctcctcttcgtccatCCCGGGCATTTCAAATCCACTGTATTGCGGCCTatcattctcctcatcccagtCCTGGTCATCCCGTGCCTCTCGTCGGTCACGCTTGGCTAACCGGATTTTGATGATATCGTGTTCAAAGACCTCGTGGATCTTGGCGACTCGGTATCCCGAAACCGTGGGCTGCCAGCCCGTAGCCTTGGAAATTTCCAGCTGTCGGAAAGCAATGATCGAGCCCTTCTTCAAGCTATCCACACCCATGTCCTGTAGAGAGGCTGGGTCATTGGGCAGAGCAGGAAGGTCGTCTGCCGGATTCTCAAATTGCTCTTCTACGGGCTGCTCTGTAGCAtgctccactccctccatgTCTCCATTCGGTTGCTCGGCATCATCGTAATTAAGTTGTAAATCGCCGACGGAATAGTCGCCCACGGAATAGCCGTAATCGCCATTTTCATATCCTTCGTCCCCATCGTAAACCtgaagctgctgccgccgtcttctcttcttgcccCAGCCTTTGCGCTGCCTGATGATATCACCAGCTTCAGCGTCCCAGCGCTGCTCGAAGGGGAATGGCGGGGCAGTCAGCTCAATATCGTCATAAATACACTCGGTAGCCCGGAGGATCAACTTGTCTTGCCAGTTCTCTTCCGAATCGCTTTCAGGCGCTTGAACCGTGTCTTCTTTAGAGGCCTTTGAAGGTTGAACCTGGTTGTTGACCTTGCCTGCAAGCTTTCTCCGAGTagcctcctcgtcttctttgGTCCGTGGGGTTCTCACCCCCAGTGAGCCAAAGAGCATCCTCCTGGAGCTGGCAACATCAAGAGTACGCCGCTTGGAAGGTGGctcggcttcatcttcaccattGGCAACATCGGTTGCAGACTGTTTTTGGTCGATAGCCTTGACGCTCTGTGGAGAAGCAATTTCCTTTGGCTTCACCTCAGTGACATCGACTCCCCCTGATGCAAGATCACGGAGTAGCTTCTGTCGCTTTGCTTCAAATTCCGCACGTTCTTGTTCCTTAGAATCGAGTTTATCTTCAGGAATGTAGTAGGAACGTCCATTGGCCTCTTCCCAGTTGCGGAGAGCAGCAAAATCAGCCTGTGCGGGCAGGGCACCAAGCTCCTTTAGTTTTGCTAACCTGCGTCGCATCTTGTTACGCTCATTGCTTTTCTTGGTTCTCAGAGAGCCCGCTCCCGGAGGATTGGTCTTCGTGCGCAACTGCACATCTACATCAGAGTCCGAAAGCTCGTCCTCCGATTCGGACGTGGACATGTCATCAtcagagtcagagtcagagCTTGAATCTTCTTCTGAATCCGATGTAGAGGCTTCCGATCCGGAGTCTTCATCGGAAGACGAATCACTTGCATTGCTGGAATCCTCTGAGTCGCTAGAGTCGCTGGTCTCGCTCGTATCGCTTGCGGATGAGCTATCGCTCGTATCTGAAGCCGAGCCCGTAGCATCCTCTGGGATTGAAATGACTTTGCTGGCAACAATGGCATTCGATTCCACAACAGACGGGTTTTTTTCCTGGTCTTCAAATGTCACTGCCTTTGAATCCCTGCGAGTACCGTCCGGCATAGAAGACTCTTGACTAGATGGATGGGCCAAGGAGCTCTTTCTTGGGGCGGATTGATGGATACTGGGTCTGGAGCGCAGCGCATAGCCTGCTTGCTCAACATCAATGTCTTCCGCCATAGGCATAGGGGATAtttccaaatcctcctccagtcCCTTCAGCTCTTCTGCCAAGTCCTCAGGGTTGATGTTTAATTCATCCGAGTCACTTTCTGAAGCTTGATCATGTGTCTCGTCAATAGCATGTCGGATGACTGTCCCGttaccatcatcttcaggcTCGTGGTAATCCTCATAATCATCCTGATAAGCGTCCGTGTATTCATcacccctcttctcctgcacCTGCTCATTCGACCTGATCACAGGAAACTCTCTTGCAAAGCCCACTTGATTATTCGGCGCCCATTCtgtatcttcctcctcgtagCGTGATCCATAGTCCCAGCCCGCAGCGCTAGTGCGTCGTTTCTTTCTCGGAGGGATTGTAATCGCAGGCCTTGACGACGTAGGTCTTTTCAGGAATGGCTTCCCAAAAGGGACTCCATCAATGAGGTGTTTGCCGTCGGACGATATTTGATGGCGACCAGAAAGCCGTCTGGCTCGAAGGTCTGAGATCTGGAGGGCGCGTATCctgccagaagaagaaatggatgAGTTTCAATCCAAGAGCAAATTTGCCAGAGCCAGGACAATGGCAACCGGCATGGGGACAACCACTTACAAGACTTCATCACCGTCCCGCAACAagccttccacttccatAAAGTGCAAGCACTCCGAGCCACCAACCTCAACTACATAATCCTCGAGACCCCACTGTCCACTGCACTCCGTATCAAACAAAGCTGGTTCCGTCTCAAGCGGGATAACCTCATTCACATCTTCCAGGAGTTGCGCGATCGTGTATCCGCCATTGGAAAACAGCGCATTAGGTGCACGCGTCGACGCCAGCGCAGAAGATGCGGCAGGAAGCATGGACGAAGCACTGGGCGCATTGTGGCCGAAAAGAGACGGCGGTGACGTTGTCCAAAGAATGCGCGTGACGGGGAGGCCGTGGCGCTGGATGATAAGATGAAGACGcatggtggatggaatgTCTAAAGATTTTGTttcaagctcctcttctGTTGCTTCGGACCAGTCGCACTAGCAACGGCtcattaaaattaattagtatGATGGCGAAAAGCAAAACAAAATCATGCAGCAAACCGTCGCGTTAATGCGTAACAACGGCGAGATGCTTTCCGACTTGCTTGTCGCGTCGGAGTATGAGTACAAGTATGGGAAAACCGCACGAAGGGGTTGTAGCTCAAGGCAAGATCACAACAAGGACATTTTGAGCGCTAGAAACACAGCAAAGATCTAGTAATAAATGGAAGAGTGGAAAGCGTGAACCAGAGAAAAGTAGAAAAGTGACGGGAGGAAACTGCAGGTGTGACGGCGACCAGCTGCGCGGATGTTGGGCCGGGCTAAGCCTGTTCGGTCGTTACACCTAAGGCATCAATCGAATTCACTACGGTCACACTATAGCTTGCTTTACATGACAGTTCCATTATAATGCtcatattaaattatttcaTTGAATAGAATGACAATGTGAGTGATTAAAATGATTCAAGTCGCCTGTATAGTAACTGAAAATGCATCAGGTGGTATCGAAGAGCAAAGTAATATCCATGGAACTTTCATCGAGGTTTCCTGTTAACTCCGGAAAGATGCGTGTAACGACACGGATGTTTTGATATTGTACTGAGTTTGGTTCAATAGCCCAGTGCTAATTCATTAGATGCACCCGGCTGCAACATAGAAGCTCGTTATCATGCAAACTTCAGGTTTGTCTACTTGGACTCCGGGGAACTGGCTTCCGGTTGGGAACGCCCAGGTTCATGGGCCTGCTTCCTGGCTGAGACGGCACACGGTTAACCTGGCTATGGGATGCTTGCGGCTTGCCAGCTGCAATCGTCTGATATTCGGGAGGgctatcctcctccagcagaagGGGAGCCTTGTGGATTTTGAGCACGCTTTGTTGACG
The window above is part of the Aspergillus luchuensis IFO 4308 DNA, chromosome 8, nearly complete sequence genome. Proteins encoded here:
- a CDS encoding uncharacterized protein (COG:S;~EggNog:ENOG410PPIK;~InterPro:IPR039715), whose translation is MRLHLIIQRHGLPVTRILWTTSPPSLFGHNAPSASSMLPAASSALASTRAPNALFSNGGYTIAQLLEDVNEVIPLETEPALFDTECSGQWGLEDYVVEVGGSECLHFMEVEGLLRDGDEVLIRALQISDLRARRLSGRHQISSDGKHLIDGVPFGKPFLKRPTSSRPAITIPPRKKRRTSAAGWDYGSRYEEEDTEWAPNNQVGFAREFPVIRSNEQVQEKRGDEYTDAYQDDYEDYHEPEDDGNGTVIRHAIDETHDQASESDSDELNINPEDLAEELKGLEEDLEISPMPMAEDIDVEQAGYALRSRPSIHQSAPRKSSLAHPSSQESSMPDGTRRDSKAVTFEDQEKNPSVVESNAIVASKVISIPEDATGSASDTSDSSSASDTSETSDSSDSEDSSNASDSSSDEDSGSEASTSDSEEDSSSDSDSDDDMSTSESEDELSDSDVDVQLRTKTNPPGAGSLRTKKSNERNKMRRRLAKLKELGALPAQADFAALRNWEEANGRSYYIPEDKLDSKEQERAEFEAKRQKLLRDLASGGVDVTEVKPKEIASPQSVKAIDQKQSATDVANGEDEAEPPSKRRTLDVASSRRMLFGSLGVRTPRTKEDEEATRRKLAGKVNNQVQPSKASKEDTVQAPESDSEENWQDKLILRATECIYDDIELTAPPFPFEQRWDAEAGDIIRQRKGWGKKRRRRQQLQVYDGDEGYENGDYGYSVGDYSVGDLQLNYDDAEQPNGDMEGVEHATEQPVEEQFENPADDLPALPNDPASLQDMGVDSLKKGSIIAFRQLEISKATGWQPTVSGYRVAKIHEVFEHDIIKIRLAKRDRREARDDQDWDEENDRPQYSGFEMPGMDEEEDDGFRELSFADLIEPKLLRSADTAGLGNAGKSSISRATEEPSPNEIEATREYEDRQSPVRNVEREGTIPDEKSLNQKPIDHTEGSAMHSSPIKSPHFDGFQSPPADLTTGSKSSHGDQVSRSTPPAGQDSENGRNGRQPEDAPEIKDPPSTLHSMLLPDDANDGVSAANASEDDLQMISSPVSMMSFNCLMETYFPPAVKRETSAVPAKEEPRSPSIVPNPFYEIDKAEEERQRRQASRQGRCSSNPDGGNGTMELMSLAGSMSPVPRPSPRVKSQAVEEPSSISVVPESVPQPYQDDPEPSQLSEVVDLTQSSPPVSPGGSDEDYARSHRLPRGSGWVQKNIPRTLRVTRQSLGRRRNRSS